ATGCATGGAGGGGATACATTACTAGCCAAGGAGAAGTCAAACTACcatagaaatatataaatataactaTCTGAGCTTTGCCATGAATGGCATAATTTATTGTAGCCTGTTGTAGGTTGTGTGAAGTGGGAGACTTGAACGCTTCAGTGACTTCTAATGGGTTTGGATATAAGACAGTAATGTGACTCTTCTTCCCACTACTTCCTGTCTCCCATACATTTGAGTGACTCCATGGTTTCATTAGAATATGTTGAAATAGTGACATTCTGTTGACTCACATCATCTCCATGCGACTACAGTGGGCTCCTGCAGGTAAGATCTCCAACTTGTGAAACCTGGTGGGAGAGATGAAGGCAGGGGACGTCCGGATGCAACGACATGTCAGACGTGGAGCGAAGCCGCCCATAGGAAACGCTGCAGGGAGGAAGACCATAATAGGTCAAGTAAATGCAGGTCACGTCAAATCCTTTAAAACTGATAGATTAACTTTAAAGGGAACAGTTTGTTATGAAAAACATTCACATGCTATGCTTTTAGGTCCTATtgcaataaaaaaataacagCAAATTATTTGAGCAGCTTTATAACAGATCTGTATCTCACCGTGAAGAGCAGCAATGCAGCAGAGAGTCAGTACGACCAACAAGTAGTGTGGCTTGAAGGGCATCTTGAGTCTGGGTTGGCTGTGGTCGGCTGAGGTTAAAGATCAAGATCGAAGTGCTCTGAGAGTGAGTGATGGAATTCATGTGCATTCTGGGTTTATATTGCTGCAAATAAGGAAGTGTGTTGGGGAATCCCTCATCAGAAAACTCACGGATTCATTAGATTTACCGACATCAATCTATTTGAGTCGGTGGGTATAATAATAATGGAGATGTTTTgcagtgtaaaaaaataaaaaaagcttaCATGAAAATGTTACCTAGATATGTAATCTTGTATTGAAATGCTTAAAATAAATGTGCTTGTTTTGAGTTAATTTAGCTTACCCATTTATTTGTTTTAAGGTTGATTACACTTGATTTCACATGCAGAAAATGCTTTAAGATCTGCAGTCGTTTTATCAAAAATTCTAGGTAAGTTTAGCATTTTTGGCAGTGTAATTAAAGTACCATTTCAATTACATTTAGATTCTTTGCAGTAAATGAAATTCTACTTTCCTACGTTAACCTTCAATTCTACTGTAACCTTCTAATGAACCTTCTAATGAAACTAAACAGAAGCTGTCTTCATATCAGAAACATCTAGATAAAATTAGTCATACATAGAGCAACAAAGAGAGATAGTTatatcctctttctccccccttcttgctctttctctcttctgtttTATATATTCATTAGGCTTTCTTTAACAGGGCTGTAAAAGTCACACCgtcatttaaatcaaatcaattttatttatatatcccttcgtacatcagctgatatctcaaagtgctgtacagaaacccagcctaaaaccccaaacagcaagcaatgcaggtgtagaagcatggtggctaggaaaaactccctagaaaggctaaaacctaagaagaaacctagagaaacctagagaggaaccaggttatgtggggtggccagtcctcttctggctgtgcattTAAGCAGCAGTTGAGGCAGATTGATGTTTATGTCACTACGTTTCCAAATGGAATGTACTGACTCTCTTGGCCACTCTACATAAAGTAGAAATGAGCTTCAGCTGTCGTTGACATTGCAGATAAAGCAAAATACTGCCTTAACTGGAAGAGGGGAGACAACAGTAGCTAGATGGGTGAAGAGATAACAGCATTGTATCATGATAAGGTTGACCTTTGGTACATATTATTGAT
This window of the Oncorhynchus tshawytscha isolate Ot180627B linkage group LG12, Otsh_v2.0, whole genome shotgun sequence genome carries:
- the LOC112262513 gene encoding C-X-C motif chemokine 13; this encodes MPFKPHYLLVVLTLCCIAALHAFPMGGFAPRLTCRCIRTSPAFISPTRFHKLEILPAGAHCSRMEMIVTKKDKTIVCVNPEAKWINKVIARLQSNTKGSAGVPISTTTDGINIIVEQLQ